The genomic segment ACGTATATTGAGACGCACGGGCTGGAGATGCCATCGAAGCAGACGATCGGTCCCCTCTGGAAGATCGTGCAACTGCATCTAGGTCTCAATGTCGATCCTACGTTGCAGGACGATCAGAAGCGAATATTGCAGGGGCTTGCATCGATTGTGGATGGCGTTGGTGCCTATCGCACACACATCGGGTCAGCACATGGGCGTGGCATCGAGCCACCGAAAATCGTTCCGTCAGAGGCTCGTTTGGCCGTTCATGCATCGCACACCATTGTGATTTTGTGATGGAGCGCTGGCTCGGCACAACGTCGCTTGCTGAATTAACCGCATGTAGTTCGCAATCGCCGGATCGAAAAGCTGCCTTTCAGAGCCATGTTTGGCCGAGTGAAAGCTAAGCGCCGCATTACTGACTGACCGAGAATCCTAGCTAGCTGAATGTCGGCAATGGCCGACGAGATAAATGCCACCGATATATGCCGAGCGGCAGTTGAAAATTGAAGCGAAACCTTGGCAACTGTTACTCTCGAATCCGAAAGTAAACCTTCGGTTTTCTGTCCTCTGTCGTGAATCGATCAGGATCAATGCCCTTCAAGCCAAAAATTTGCGAGCGTGACGCCTTGATGCCGGCCTTCAGCACAGCCTCGGCGTCTCGGACATTGATCAACAGATAGCCGTTTTCGTGATCGGCAGCCAACGTCCTATCGTTCACCGCTTGACGAAGCACGCCCACGACATCCTCAAGCAGCGCACGTTGGCGGGCAACCATCTTTTCTACGGCACCCTCCTCCTTCGAGGAAACCAGCGGGAGGACCGGAGGAGTTACCGACAGTAAAGGTTCTATCGCTTCCTTTTCCGCCGTTTCGACTTTCGCTACAGGTTTGGATTCTGACTTGGGCACCGGTTTCGAAGCTTTTTTGGACGTACTCTTTGCCCTATTGATGTCCATCATTGCCGCTACGACCGGCTGGAGGCGGAGGATCTTCCAAGGGGCTCCAATACCGACCTGAAGCTCGGCAACTTTTCTGAATGGCGCCATGGGATCGACCACCAGCCAGTTTCTTCGTCCAAGTTCGTCGAGGATCGTCTTGTTCTCCAGTCCGTACCCCTTGAACGCATCAGGCCACTTCAGACACAGGATTCCTTCCGAATCGACATGAGTGAGCTTGCTACCGTCCCTGCGGCCGTGCTCGATATCCTCTACCAGCGCTTTGAGCGCTTCACCAACCGGGCCATCCAGCTGATCAGGCGGTTGATCAGCGGTCGGTGCAGCCGGTGTGGCCGAAGTGACGATGGCGGTTGGAACCACTTCGACGGTCGGCACTGTGGGTTTTGTCGGCGCAACAACCGATGCGTTGCTCAACGACTTGGTGGGCGGATCGTCGTTACCAACCAGCCTTCCAGCTACCGATGCAGGCAGTGAATCCAACAGTGCGCCCGGGTTGTTGAGGCGTATCGCCTTCAGTTGTATGTTGGGAATTTTTTCCGCAAGGATGGCCGGAGCGATCAACCAGTAGCGGTTGCCATCGGGCTGCCCGACTTTGAATTCAGCCAGTTTGCGCTCGACCAGCATGTCGAGAATGCTGTTCGGTGTCCTCGGCAGTCCGGGCATTTTTTCCTGGTTGATGATCGCAGCGATCTCCTCGCCCCCTGCTGGCCAGACCAGGTAGAGATGTCCGTCCATGTGCCATAGCCTCGATCCCGGTTCGTTGACAATCCAGACCCCGTCCCGAACCAGCCGACGCATGATATCGAGAAGAATCCGCTCAACGGGGATTCCTATTTCGTAGCCAGCAAAGTTGGCGCCCATGCTCTCGATGTCACGCGTCACGCTGACCTGATCAGATCGTACGATCAGGTTGTGGATCATGTTTTCCTGACTGGGATGGCCACTGATCGCTTCCATCATCCAGGTCACCAGATTGGGATCGCCCTGCGATATCCAGCCCAATCCGGTTCTACCGACGATGCGTTCAACCAGCAGCAGCGAGACCGAGGTGTGGGATGTTCCGCGGTTCTTGCGCCAGCGCAGGAAATAGCGGTCTACCTGATTGCGGACGGCCCAAGCGTAGAGATCTTCACAAAATGGATCCCAGACTTTCCCTCCATCCTGATTGGTCACCATCAGATCGGTGATGGGCTTACCCAGGTCATGACACAGTGCCGCGAGAAAAACCGCCGAATGCCAGCGCGGTTCCAGTTCCCGCCGCCGTCGCGGAGTTTGATCGCCCGGCAGAAGTACCCTATCCCCGGACTGTAATGACCACAAGGCAACCTCGATGGCATGCCGGAACAAGCCCCCGGCGCCACGATGATGGTGAGTCTCGCTGGCCGGCAGCAAATGGGCGTAGGAGGCAAAGCGGCGCAAGGGCCCCAGATAAAATTCCTCATAGACATCTTTCGACGCCAACCCGGACTCTCGAATCTGCCCAATCAGTTCTTGCTGGGTTTCGATCAGCCGATCGGGATGGGATGCCGGCAACCCTTTGACAAAGGGCGGGTAACGCGGGATTTCATCGTCAGGCAAGGATTTGGCGATGGGCGGTATCTCGATTACTTGCTGCGGCAAAGAAATCTCTCCCTTGCCCATCACTTTCTTCAGCAAGTGCAACATGCGAGTTTCCTTGCGGAGACGTTGACGGCACACCCGCAAAATTCGAGCGGCATCTTTATTCCGCTCATATCAGCCGAAACGCACGGCCGATAATTTGATTGCGTTTTACCCATCCCGTCAGTTGGTAGCGGGAATCGAGACTGTCGGGGTGCCCGCCCGCGACGTAATAGCTGCCTTCCGGAATCACCCCCACGGGTCCTGGAATCAGCGGTTCGCCAGTTCTTGCCCGTTCCTTGGCTTGCCCCACCGCCCGGCCATCCACGTAGAAATCCCGTCCTTGCGTCGTCACGCGCGATCCAGGCAGGCCAACTAGGCGCTTAACGAAGATGCTTCCTTTCGGATACGGCCAGTTTCGCTCCCACCGAAAAGCCACGAACTCACCACTATCGGGGAAGGTGTCCTTGCAGATGACAAATACCGTTCCCGGCAGGCTTTCCGTCAGGTTGAAAGCGAGCATGTAGCTTCCGCTCACCGCCAGGTAGGCGGCCATCAGCCAGAGGATGAGCGGAAATCGGATTTCTTGCCATGTCGAGTATCGGGATCGCATGGCCTGACTCTATGGGATAGCCAGCGGTGCCGGTTTTCGAAATGCGCACTTCCTGGCCGCATTTCACCCACGCAAGCAAGAAGAGCCGTCTCAGGATCGGCCTTGACGGCTGACTTTGCCCGTTGCAGTTTCGGGCGACTGTGAGAAGCTGAAACGAAATACAGCCTTTGGAGACTTTTCATGAGCCTGGCCGCAGCAACCCAGACGAGCAGTTTTTTCGGGTGGATGCCCATCGTAGCGTGCGTCCTTGCAGGACTCACGCTGTACCGCTGGAACCGGCGGAACAAAACAGTCGCTCATCGTCAGATGGAGCGAATGCTTTCGGATCTGGAGGCGATCAAACACCAGGTTCTGCTGATCTCGACCGACCTGCCACCATCAAGGGCGGCGATCCGGACGATCGGCTACCTGGAGTCGGTATCCGCAGTCGAGGCCGCGTCGGATGCTGAATACCAACTCGCCGAATGCGATGCCCTTCTGACTCTGGCCCGAAACGCCTTGGCAAAGGGAGCGAACGCCATCGTCGGCTTGAGGAAAACCCATGCCCATTACGACCAACCGGGATCGCAATGGCGGGTTTCCCGAGTGATCTATTCCGGTACCGCTGTCGTCGTGGTGACGTGAAAGGGGGAGCCTCAGAAAATAAAATAAAGCACGCTAAGGCACAGCCGACCCCGTCACGCTTGCTCCGCCCTGTAACGACGTTATCAGTGGGCACGAAACATTCCCCTGCCGCGAATGGCAGGCGCACACCAGGTCAGACAGCACGGCCTCCATGCGCGCCAAGTCAGCCATTTTCTCGCGCACGTCTTGGAGCTTGTGCTCGGCCAAGCTGCTGGCCTCCTCGCAGTGGGTGCCATCGTCGAGCCGCAGCAACTCGGCGATTTCATCCAGGCTGAAGCCCAACCGCTGGGCCGATTTCACGAATCGCACCCGTGTCACGTCCGCCGCGCCATAGCGGCGAATGCTGCCGTAGGGCTTGTCCGGCTCCGGCAACAAGCCCTTGCGCTGATAGAAGCGGATCGTCTCCACGTTGACCCCCGCCGCCTTGGCAAAGACGCCAATGGTCAGGTTCTCCAAATTATTTTCCATACCGCTTGACTCCGTACATGAGTACGGAAGTAAGGTTGCGCTATCCAATCCAAATTCGAAAGGACAAGCGTATGTCTGAACCACAAACGGGGCGCGGCGCGCTCTTCGCCGGCGGGCTGGCCGCCATCCTCGCCTCGACCTGCTGCCTCGGGCCGCTGGTCCTGGTCGCCTTGGGCTTCAGCGGGGCATGGATCGGCAACCTGACCGTGCTGGAACCCTACCGACCGTTGTTCATCGGCGCGGCGCTGGTGGCGATGTTTTTCGCCTGGCGGCGCATCTTCCGGCCGACGACCGCCTGCAAGCCAGGCGAGGTCTGCGTAATTCCGCAGGTGCGCGCCACCTACAAGCTGATTTTCTGGATCGTGGCCGCGCTGGTTTTGGTCGCGCTCACCTTTCCATATTTCGCCCCGTTGTTTTATTAACCCACCAAGGAGTTCACCATGAAGAAGTTACTTTCCGCCCTCGCACTCGCCGCTGTCGTTGCCCCGGTATGGGCTGCTACCCAAACCGTCACGCTGGGCGTACCCAGCATGCATTGCGCGATGTGTCCTGTCACCGTCAAAAACGCACTCTCCAAGGTCGATGGTGTCAGCAAAATTGACGTGAGTTTGGAGAAGCGCGACGCCGTCGTTACCTATGACGATGCCAAGACCAACACGCAGAAGCTGACCAAGGCCACCGAAGACGCCGGCTATCCATCCAGCGTCAAGCAGTAAGCCAGTAAGCCAACGTCAACAACGGGAGTCACATCATGGGACTGATGACACGCATTGCCGATAAAACCGGCGCGCTCGGCAGCGTCGTTTCCGCGATGGGCTGCGCAATGTGCTTCCCGGCCCTTGCCAGCTTTGGCGCGGCCATTGGATTGGGCTTCCTGAGCCAATACGAGGGCCTGTTCATCAGCCGCCTGCTGCCGCTGTTTGCCGCGCTGGCTTTCGTGGCGAACGCGCTGGGCTGGCTCAGTCATCGCCAATGGCATCGCAGCCTGCTCGGCATGATCGGCCCGGCCATCGTGTTCGCGGCCACGGTTTGGTTGCTCGGCAACTGGTGGACGGCGAACCTGATGTACGTCGGCCTGGCCTTGATGGTGGGCGTGTCGATCTGGGACTTCGTGTCGCCGGCGCACCGCCGTTGCGGCCCGGACGGATGCGAACTCCCTACGAAACAAGGCTGACGGCGTGAGCCGGGGCCAACAAAGAAAAGGAACGATGGCATGACCACTCTCAAAATCACCGGCATGACCTGCGACTCGTGCGCGGCGCACGTCAAGGATGCCTTGGAAAAAGTGCCCGGCGTGCAATCCGCGCAGGTGTCCTATGCCCAGGGCAGCGCCACGCTCGCCGTCGAGGCCGGCACGCCACCCGACGCGCTGACTGCCGCCGTGGCGGCCGCCCTGGCAAAAACGAGTTATCGAGCCACACTCGCCGATGCGCCCGTGGCTCCAGTGGGTGGCGGACTGCTCGGCAAGATGCGCGAATGGCTGGGCAGTGACGACAAGGCTGGCGGGGACGGGGACAAACTCCACATCGCCGTGATCGGCAGCGGCGGCGCCGCAATGGCGGCGGCGTTGAAGGCCGTCGAGCAAGGCGCACGCGTCACCCTGATCGAGCGCGGCACCATCGGCGGCACCTGCGTCAATGTTGGCTGCGTACCGTCCAAGATCATGATTCGCGCCGCCCATATCGCCCATCTGCGCCGGGAAAGCCCGTTCGATGGCGGCATCGCCGCTACCACGCCGACCATCCAGCGCACGGCGCTGCTGGCCCAGCAGCAGGCCCGCGTCGATGAACTGCGCCACGCCAAGTACGAAGGCATCTTGGAGGGCAATCCGGCGATCACTGTGCTGCACGGCTCCGCCCGCTTTAAGGACAATCGCAACCTGATCGTGCAACTCAACGACGGCGGCGAGCGCGTGGTGGCATTCGACCGCTGCCTGATCGCCACCGGCGCGAGTCCGGCCGTGCCGCCGATTCCCGACTTGAAAGACACCCCTTACTGGACGTCCACCGAGGCGCTGGTCAGCGAAACGATTCCCGAACGCCTAGCTGTGATCGGCTCATCGGTGGTGGCGCTGGAACTGGCGCAGGCGTTCGCCCGGCTCGGTAGCAAGGTGACGATCCTGGCGCGCAACACGCTGTTCTTCCGCGAAGACCCGGCGATCGGCGAAGCCGTCACGGCCGCGTTCCGCGCCGAGGGCATCGAGGTGAGGGAACATACGCTGGCCAGCAAGGTTGCCCATGCGGACGGCGAATTCGTGCTCACCACGGCGCAGGGCGAACTGCGCGCCGATAAACTGCTGGTCGCCACCGGCCGCGCGCCCAACACACGCAAGCTGGCACTGGATGCGGCGGGCGTCACGCTCACCCCGCAAGGCGCTATCGTCATCGACCCCGGCATGCGTACCAGCGTGGAACACATCTACGCCGCAGGCGACTGCACCGACCAGCCGCAGTTCGTCTATGTGGCGGCAGCGGCCGGCACTCGCGCCGCGATCAACATGACCGGCGGTGACGCGGCCCTGAACCTGACCGCGATGCCGGCCGTGGTGTTCACCGACCCGCAGGTGGCCACCGTGGGCTACAGCGAGGCGGAAGCGCACCACGACGGCATCGAAACCGACAGTCGCACGCTGACGCTGGACAACGTGCCGAGGGCGCTTGCCAACTTCGACACACGCGGCTTCATCAAGCTGGTCGTTGAAGAAGGCAGCGGACGACTGATCGGCGTGCAGGCAGTGGCCCCGGAAGCGGGCGAACTGATCCAGACGGCCGCACTGGCGATTCGCAACCGGATGACGGTGCAGGAACTGGCCGACCAGTTGTTCCCCTACCTGACGATGGTCGAGGGCCTGAAGCTCGCGGCGCAGACCTTCAACAAGGACGTGAAGCAGCTTTCCTGCTGCGCCGGGTGAGGAAAAGGAGGTGTGCCATGAGCGCCTACACGGTATCGCAACTGGCCCATGACGCCGGGGTGAGCGTGCATGTCGTGCGCGACTACCTGGTGCGCGGCTTGTTGCGGCCGGTCGCCTGCACCGCGGGCGGCTACGGCTTGTTCGACGATGCTGTCTTGCAGCGTCTGTGCTTCGTGCGCGCGGCCTTCGAGGCGGGTATCGGCCTCGATGTCCTGGCGCGGTTGTGCCGGGCCCTCGACGCGGCGGATGGTGCGCAAGCCGCTGCGCAGCTTGCTGTGCTGCGCCAGTTTGTCGAGCGGCGGCGCGAGGCGCTGGTCAACCTGGACGCGCAACTGGCTGCCATGCCGACCGAGCGGCCGCATGCGGAGACCTTGTCATGAGCGCCCTTGACAACCTGCCGCCCGAGACGTGCAGACCCTTCACCGGCTACCTGTGGGGCGTGCTGGCCGTGCTGACTTGCCCCTGCCATCTACTGATTCTCGCCGCCGTATTGGCCGGGACGGCGAGCGGTGCCTTCCTCGGCGAGCATTGGGTGATCGCTGCGCTCGCGCTGACCGGCCTATTCATTCTGTCCGTAACGCGGTTGCTGCGCGCCTTCCGGGGCGGATCATGACGACCTCGCAGCCCGCCGGATGGACGGCAACCGAGTTGGCGCAAGCGGCGGCGAGCCGGCAGCTTGAACTGCATTACCAACCGCTGGTCGATCTGCGCAATAACCGGATCGTCGGCGCGGAAGCGCTGCTGCGCTGGCGGCATCCTAGCTTGGGACTGCTGCCACCAGGTCAGTTCATACCGCTGGCCGAGTCGTTCGGCCTGATGCCGGAAATCGGCACGTGGGTGCTGGGCGAAGCCTGCCGTCAAATGCGCGAGTGGCAAGCGTTGGCGTGGCAGCCGTTCCGGCTCGCCGTCAATGTGTCCGCGAGTCAGGTCGGGCCGATGTTCGATGCCGAGGTTCAGCGGGTGCTGACCGATGCGGACTTACCCGCCGAATGTCTGGAGATCGAGCTGACCGAATCGGTCGCGTTCGGCAATCCGGCCCTGTTCGCCACGTTCGACGCCCTGCGCGAGCTAGGCATGCATTTCGCGGCCGACGACTTCGGCACGGGCTATTCCTGCCTGCAACATCTAAAGTGCTGCCCGATCACTACGCTGAAGATCGACCAGTCCTTCGTCGCCGGACTCGCCGACGACCAGCGCGACAGAACCATCGTGCGCTCGGTGATTCAGCTTGCGCACGGGCTGGGCATGGACGTGGTGGCCGAGGGAGTGGAAACGCCGACCAGCCTCGCACTGTTGCGGCAAGCGGAGTGCGATACGGGACAAGGCTTCCTATTCGCCAAGCCAATGCCGGCGGCGGCATTCGCTGCCTTTGTCAGTCAATGGAGGGGACCACCATGAACGTCAACGAACCGACCACCGCTTGCTGCGTGTGCTGCAAGGAAATCCCGCTCGATGCCGCCTTCACCCCGGA from the Denitratisoma oestradiolicum genome contains:
- the merC gene encoding organomercurial transporter MerC — its product is MGLMTRIADKTGALGSVVSAMGCAMCFPALASFGAAIGLGFLSQYEGLFISRLLPLFAALAFVANALGWLSHRQWHRSLLGMIGPAIVFAATVWLLGNWWTANLMYVGLALMVGVSIWDFVSPAHRRCGPDGCELPTKQG
- the merT gene encoding mercuric ion transporter MerT, with protein sequence MSEPQTGRGALFAGGLAAILASTCCLGPLVLVALGFSGAWIGNLTVLEPYRPLFIGAALVAMFFAWRRIFRPTTACKPGEVCVIPQVRATYKLIFWIVAALVLVALTFPYFAPLFY
- a CDS encoding putative bifunctional diguanylate cyclase/phosphodiesterase, whose translation is MTTSQPAGWTATELAQAAASRQLELHYQPLVDLRNNRIVGAEALLRWRHPSLGLLPPGQFIPLAESFGLMPEIGTWVLGEACRQMREWQALAWQPFRLAVNVSASQVGPMFDAEVQRVLTDADLPAECLEIELTESVAFGNPALFATFDALRELGMHFAADDFGTGYSCLQHLKCCPITTLKIDQSFVAGLADDQRDRTIVRSVIQLAHGLGMDVVAEGVETPTSLALLRQAECDTGQGFLFAKPMPAAAFAAFVSQWRGPP
- a CDS encoding S26 family signal peptidase; the encoded protein is MRSRYSTWQEIRFPLILWLMAAYLAVSGSYMLAFNLTESLPGTVFVICKDTFPDSGEFVAFRWERNWPYPKGSIFVKRLVGLPGSRVTTQGRDFYVDGRAVGQAKERARTGEPLIPGPVGVIPEGSYYVAGGHPDSLDSRYQLTGWVKRNQIIGRAFRLI
- the merP gene encoding mercury resistance system periplasmic binding protein MerP; amino-acid sequence: MKKLLSALALAAVVAPVWAATQTVTLGVPSMHCAMCPVTVKNALSKVDGVSKIDVSLEKRDAVVTYDDAKTNTQKLTKATEDAGYPSSVKQ
- the mobH gene encoding MobH family relaxase — encoded protein: MLHLLKKVMGKGEISLPQQVIEIPPIAKSLPDDEIPRYPPFVKGLPASHPDRLIETQQELIGQIRESGLASKDVYEEFYLGPLRRFASYAHLLPASETHHHRGAGGLFRHAIEVALWSLQSGDRVLLPGDQTPRRRRELEPRWHSAVFLAALCHDLGKPITDLMVTNQDGGKVWDPFCEDLYAWAVRNQVDRYFLRWRKNRGTSHTSVSLLLVERIVGRTGLGWISQGDPNLVTWMMEAISGHPSQENMIHNLIVRSDQVSVTRDIESMGANFAGYEIGIPVERILLDIMRRLVRDGVWIVNEPGSRLWHMDGHLYLVWPAGGEEIAAIINQEKMPGLPRTPNSILDMLVERKLAEFKVGQPDGNRYWLIAPAILAEKIPNIQLKAIRLNNPGALLDSLPASVAGRLVGNDDPPTKSLSNASVVAPTKPTVPTVEVVPTAIVTSATPAAPTADQPPDQLDGPVGEALKALVEDIEHGRRDGSKLTHVDSEGILCLKWPDAFKGYGLENKTILDELGRRNWLVVDPMAPFRKVAELQVGIGAPWKILRLQPVVAAMMDINRAKSTSKKASKPVPKSESKPVAKVETAEKEAIEPLLSVTPPVLPLVSSKEEGAVEKMVARQRALLEDVVGVLRQAVNDRTLAADHENGYLLINVRDAEAVLKAGIKASRSQIFGLKGIDPDRFTTEDRKPKVYFRIRE
- the merE gene encoding broad-spectrum mercury transporter MerE; its protein translation is MSALDNLPPETCRPFTGYLWGVLAVLTCPCHLLILAAVLAGTASGAFLGEHWVIAALALTGLFILSVTRLLRAFRGGS
- a CDS encoding heavy metal-binding domain-containing protein, with protein sequence MSLAAATQTSSFFGWMPIVACVLAGLTLYRWNRRNKTVAHRQMERMLSDLEAIKHQVLLISTDLPPSRAAIRTIGYLESVSAVEAASDAEYQLAECDALLTLARNALAKGANAIVGLRKTHAHYDQPGSQWRVSRVIYSGTAVVVVT
- the merA gene encoding mercury(II) reductase encodes the protein MTTLKITGMTCDSCAAHVKDALEKVPGVQSAQVSYAQGSATLAVEAGTPPDALTAAVAAALAKTSYRATLADAPVAPVGGGLLGKMREWLGSDDKAGGDGDKLHIAVIGSGGAAMAAALKAVEQGARVTLIERGTIGGTCVNVGCVPSKIMIRAAHIAHLRRESPFDGGIAATTPTIQRTALLAQQQARVDELRHAKYEGILEGNPAITVLHGSARFKDNRNLIVQLNDGGERVVAFDRCLIATGASPAVPPIPDLKDTPYWTSTEALVSETIPERLAVIGSSVVALELAQAFARLGSKVTILARNTLFFREDPAIGEAVTAAFRAEGIEVREHTLASKVAHADGEFVLTTAQGELRADKLLVATGRAPNTRKLALDAAGVTLTPQGAIVIDPGMRTSVEHIYAAGDCTDQPQFVYVAAAAGTRAAINMTGGDAALNLTAMPAVVFTDPQVATVGYSEAEAHHDGIETDSRTLTLDNVPRALANFDTRGFIKLVVEEGSGRLIGVQAVAPEAGELIQTAALAIRNRMTVQELADQLFPYLTMVEGLKLAAQTFNKDVKQLSCCAG
- the merD gene encoding mercury resistance co-regulator MerD, which produces MSAYTVSQLAHDAGVSVHVVRDYLVRGLLRPVACTAGGYGLFDDAVLQRLCFVRAAFEAGIGLDVLARLCRALDAADGAQAAAQLAVLRQFVERRREALVNLDAQLAAMPTERPHAETLS
- the merR gene encoding Hg(II)-responsive transcriptional regulator codes for the protein MENNLENLTIGVFAKAAGVNVETIRFYQRKGLLPEPDKPYGSIRRYGAADVTRVRFVKSAQRLGFSLDEIAELLRLDDGTHCEEASSLAEHKLQDVREKMADLARMEAVLSDLVCACHSRQGNVSCPLITSLQGGASVTGSAVP